The Streptomyces sp. A2-16 sequence GTCGATGGCGTTGCCCGACCCGCGGCACATCCGGATCCGCGCCAGTCCGTCGCCGTCGGTCTCGACCGTGACCCTCATCGCGCCGTCCACCCGCCGTCCACGGTGAGCACGTGCCCGGTGCAGTACGAGGACGCGTCCGAGGCCAGATAGAGCAGGGCCCCGTCCAGTTCTCCCGGCTCACCGCCGCGCCCCAGCATCGTGCCGCGGTCGACCCACCGCCGTGAGCGTTCGTCGGAGAACAGCGCGTCGGTCATCTCCGAGCGGAACCAGCCGGGCGCAAGGGCGTTGACCCGCACTCCCGACCGTCCCCACTGGCCCGCCAGTTCCCGGGTGAGCCCGACGAGCCCGGCCTTGGACGCGGCGTAGGCGGCGCCGCCCAGCGGGGCACCGGAGACCAGGCCCAGCACGGACGAGACGTTCACCACGGATCGCGTACGACCGCGGTCCGGCTCCGGCGCCTCGGCCAGCAGGCGCGCGAGGTGGAAGGGGGCCACCAGGTTAACGGCCAGCACGTCGGCGAAGTCGTGGGCGCTCTCGTCCTCGGCGCGTACGGCACCGGGCGCGCCGGCGTTGTTGACGAGGACGTCGATCCGGCCGGTCTCGTCGAGCGCCGTCCCCATGAGCCGCACCCGGTCCTCCTCGCACGAGACGTCGCAGACCACGGGGTGGATGCCGGGCTCTTCGTCGGCGAGTGCCTTGAGCTTGTCCAGCCTCCGGGCGGCGGCGAGGACGGTGGCGCCCGCCGACGCGAGCACCGTCGCGAACCGGGCCCCGAGGCCGGAGGAGGCCCCGGTGACGACGGCGGTCCGCCCCCGCAGCGAGAACAGCGCCTCGGGTGTCATGCCTCCACTCCGATCGGCAGCACGGTCGCCCCGCCGTCGAGGACGAGGGTCTGTCCCGTCATCCAGGACGAGGCCTCGGACGCCAGGAAGAGGGCCGCCTGTGCCACGTCCTCGACCGTCCCGAGCCGGCGCAGCGGCAGCCTCGCGGTCAGGATCGGCTCCCTCGGCTCCCAGACGGCACGGGCCAGCTCGGTCTTGATCAGGCCGGGCGCGATCGCGTTCACCCGGGCCACCGGCCCCAGTTCGTAGGCGAGTTGCCGGGTCATATGCAGCATGGCGGCCTTGGTGGCGTTGTACCAGCCGATGTGCGGGTCGACGACGAGTCCGCCGACGGAGGCGATGTTGACCACCGCTCCCCCGTGTTCGGCCATCCACGCCTGCCAGGCGCTCCGGGTCCAGGCGACCATGCCGTACTGGTTGACCCGTACGGTCTTCTCCGCGCGCGGCAGGTCGAGGTCGAGGAGATCGCCCATGTACGGGTTGGTGGCCGCGTTGTTGACCAGGACGTCGAGGCGGCCGAGGCGTGACACGGTCTCCTGGGCGCAGCGCTCGGCGTCCTCGGGCGCCCCGACGTTCGCGGTGACCTCGTGGACCTCGCCGTCCCCGTCGATGCGCAGCAGTTCCTCGCGGGCCGCCGCCAGCCCGTCGGGCTTCCGGGAGGCGATGACGACATGGGCGCCCGCCTGCCGGTACGCCTTGGCGATGCCGAGGCCGATCCCCCGGGAACCGCCGGTGATCACGGCGACCCGGCCGCTGAGGACCTGCGCGTGCCGGGTCTGCGCGGCTGGTATCCGGACGTCCGGTTTCTGCGCATCGTGTGTCCGCGCGTCCGGATTCCGCGCGTCCCGTGTGCCGGCGTCCGGCTGCTGCGCGCCCTGTGTCCA is a genomic window containing:
- a CDS encoding SDR family oxidoreductase; protein product: MPAAQTRHAQVLSGRVAVITGGSRGIGLGIAKAYRQAGAHVVIASRKPDGLAAAREELLRIDGDGEVHEVTANVGAPEDAERCAQETVSRLGRLDVLVNNAATNPYMGDLLDLDLPRAEKTVRVNQYGMVAWTRSAWQAWMAEHGGAVVNIASVGGLVVDPHIGWYNATKAAMLHMTRQLAYELGPVARVNAIAPGLIKTELARAVWEPREPILTARLPLRRLGTVEDVAQAALFLASEASSWMTGQTLVLDGGATVLPIGVEA
- a CDS encoding SDR family oxidoreductase, which produces MTPEALFSLRGRTAVVTGASSGLGARFATVLASAGATVLAAARRLDKLKALADEEPGIHPVVCDVSCEEDRVRLMGTALDETGRIDVLVNNAGAPGAVRAEDESAHDFADVLAVNLVAPFHLARLLAEAPEPDRGRTRSVVNVSSVLGLVSGAPLGGAAYAASKAGLVGLTRELAGQWGRSGVRVNALAPGWFRSEMTDALFSDERSRRWVDRGTMLGRGGEPGELDGALLYLASDASSYCTGHVLTVDGGWTAR